The Peromyscus leucopus breed LL Stock unplaced genomic scaffold, UCI_PerLeu_2.1 scaffold_1409, whole genome shotgun sequence genomic sequence ATCAGCTATGCCCAGTGCATCCCCAGGACTTACACACAAGTGTTTCTAACCATGTGTTCTCTACTGTATGGTGATGTTTTGATACTATCCGTATAGGACCTTGCCcatcctacaggcttgccttgcccatcctacaggcttgccttGCCCAGAAGGAGCTCCGATTCTGTTTTAGAAGATTCACATAAAGtcttcttttcaaatattaagaTGAAGGGAGGTGACACGATGCTACCTGTGTGTTCAGAAATTGCTTCCTCTTCCAAGCtatttggagaaatctcagtCTCCTCTGCTTAATAGTCAGTAGTACAGGTCTGAATCATCAGAAGTTTGGTAATGCTGAAGCATTCCAAAATTTTTAACTGTCTCTAGAGGCAGGTCATGCTACTGAATTATGACAAATTATAATGAGGAAAAATAAGTGTagccatacatttaaaaatgcctCAACCACAATCTTTCCACAGAAAGACTAAACTACATATGGTTTATCATAGAACAATCGCACCTCTAGCCCCTGAAATCCCCTTATTTCATTCATTTGGGGGtaataaacaagcaaaaccacTTAAATAGTACTTTACAACAGCATCCAGCTTTCCTATGAAATACTCAGCATCTTAAATATTATGTACACTTTTTTTCTTGCAGTAAGCTAGACACTGGCTTCTGAGTTTGTTGGATGGGGAATGGGTAACACATTAAAACTGttatataaaatgtcttttggCAGAATAATAGGTATCCAAGTTAAAAATAGGAGGGTCAGTTTGTTGCTTTATGTTCTTTTCAAAGTTTAAATCAATCTTTGTTCCATCCTACATGAACCTCAGTCACTACTCCTGAGGGGAGATGGGGCGAGGTGCCAGCCCCTCCTCCTCAGGCTTCTCAGCAGCTGCTTGCTTTGTGCTGCAGCAAGGCTGGAGGAGATGGGTGTCAGTGAGGACTTGGCCAAAACTGCCCTTAGAGATGATCCCACAACGTATTTTCTGCCTTTTCCAGTAGGTAATATctaaaaagtttttttgtttttttgttgttgttgtttttgctttgtttttctggatcTGCTGGCAACTTCTTCCATCTTttcacaagaagcacacagacacTGCAGATGTCTTGTGCAACCCAAAATAGCTCTGAAAATCCTTTTTGTAATGTTTCCTGTCCATGAACCAAGAGCTAGAGGACTTGGCTCTGCAGATACAGCAGTCCTCTGTTCTTCAGCACCTCTTTGGCTTGTGAAAACCAGACATATTTCCTTCTGGGCAATAGCTTCCATGTGCATCAGCATCCACACAGGGCAGGCTGCACCAAGccaactgtagctggagagcttttctctctgggtcccaccaagcctcaccagtcccggagcccacttataaaataaacacacagacacttacattatttaaactgcttggccattagctcaggcctatcattatctagctcttactttagcccatttctattaatctatactttgccatgtggctcgtggcttactatACCTtacttacatcttgcttgtcctggcggtggctccaggcagtctctccctctgccttcctgttccctcaattctcctctctgtaagtcccgcctatacttcctgtctggctaccagccaatcagtgtttatttatacaatgCCCACAGTGAATCCAGCAAGTTTGCTGATTTTATATGCTacctaagttaaaaaaaaaattctaaaacctACCCAAATAGTATAGGCTAGAGGGGCAATGAAACAAAATGTTGAGGCagattaatgataaaaaaaatgtaaatgtgtatatactTGTCAAAAGTTCTTAAAGTGGTAGTGTGGAGCTATTTTAATGGTTGTAGCAAAAGAGATGGAATTGaaccatatgaaaaaaaaatgagtttgatGGGAAATTTGTCAACCTTAGATATACTTCATTGTTCTCATTCATTGTTTGCCCCTCATTATGCAATTTATTTTAAGAGAACGAAAACAACCCCCCATGTTTATAGAACTTTTATTATCTCCCTCTGTTTTGTAGTCAGAAGGTCCTATGGTATATACGTACGGTTACTTTACCATGATATAAACCAtgtggaaaatagaaacaatgaagatgaTTGAGGAACAAAGATATGAATATTTTTCATCAGCTCCTATTTAGACATCAAAAATAATCCATATCAtgaggtgtggtggtgcctgtctttaatcctagcactagggaggcagaggcaggatgcagTGTTTGACACACACCCCAATTGTTAGTTTCTGCCATgcctcagcagcctgcatctgctgctgccaccacagcAGTTACATCATCACTTGTCATTGGGTTCTTTCCACCCTCAGCTCTGCCACATGTGCAGCCTTAAAAATACCCGCCAGGTACAGCTCACTCCCTTTCCATCCCTCAGCCTTTTTCACATCTCtttgcttctcctctctcttgcctcttcttttctctcttgcatctcttcttcctcttgtcattCTGTCTCTCTAAGTCTCCAGCCCTTCACACTTCCACTCACCATTCCCCAATGAACCTCTTTGCACTAACTGTTGCTGGTGGTGTGTGTTGcttagtggcataccttggcaggACCTGTTGAAAGGTACTCAGTATCACCtcgctttcttttttatttatcatttcaccaattacttaatttaatttagtttatgTGCTTTGGGGTGTGGGATAGGGAGAGGTATGCATGTGGAGTTAAGAGGACAACTCTTTGGAAGTCTTTTTGAGAGGATGCCAGGGTTAGAGAAGGGTCAGACAGGGGACAACAGGCCCTTGGATAAATTGTTCTTAAAAACCCACCAGATGATCTGCTGCCCCATGACCCCTAGACAATTAGGAGCTGCACACCAGGCATTTCCTGCCATGACCTAAAGGATATGCTATAACATAACTGGCATAATAAACAAAGCACCAGATATGTCCTCTGAGATGTTTTCTGCTGTTATAGATTGTATACCATAGCTGTCATAGGGAATGAGTTTCCTGCAGATAAAAATGGGATGCCTAGCTATCAGAGGAAATGTATCTGCTGGTCAAATGGATACAATAACATAGATTGCTAGAGGACAGGGCAATTTCCTTTCAGTTGCAACTCTCTGATCAGTTCAAACCAAGCATCTCTAACCTGACATAAGCACCAGTCTTGAGCTTGTAATGATATAGAGTTGGAATTCCCCTAGATCTTCTACCCAAACCATTAGAAAAACCCTGCTTGagtgctactcagggtctctcctgctctgctgcatCAGATGGATGGAGATGCCCAAGTTAACTAGCAGCAATAAATAGACTTTGCAGAATTTGGTCTCTTGGAGGTCTTTGGGGGACTTGGGGTACAATATATTCCATCCTGCTACCTTGTGGGATTTCAGGGTTGAACATAAATTCTCTGGTCTGCTTGGAAATGCCTCTTCCCAATGAGCATTGCTAGTCCTCAGTTTCTTGAAGAAGAACTTTTCCCCcccaattttatttaaattccaAGTAAAGTTTTTCTGTCTTACTGTTAAATTTCAGACTTGATAGAGGAGCTGACAAGATGATTCAGCTGGTAAATTAGGCactcaccaccaagcctgatgatctgggaCCCACATTTGAGGGGGCAGAGTACCAATCCCTTACATTAGTTTCTGACCTCAATACATGTACTGTGCATGCATGTCACACAAGTGCACAGAAATAATAGTAGCAataataaatctaatttaaaattgATGGAGAATATTGTTATACCTATCTCacagaattttaagttttacTGGAGCTGTATGTCAATAAAAATTACGttgatttctatattttataaactCCAAATCTGTGTTAACTTTGcattaagattaaaaacaacaaatatgcTTCTAAATTTATTTAACTCAGTTGTGCTCTGTTATTAGCTGCCTATGTCTAAACATTAAAAAGAGCACCAGACTTTAGTTACAGAGATTATAATGCAGTACTAACACTTGCCTCTAAAACAAACATGATTTTGTCAGATGACTTGCAGGATGCATTCAGAAACTGAGGTCAAACAAAAATCCAGCATCTTTCCAATGAATCCATTAAGGCCCAGGAGCTAACTAGAGCAAGTATACAAAAATGCTTTGAATTCAAGGTGAGGACAAGGTCACTGGGTCTTATGAAAACAGCACAGGGTGATTGATGGCACAGAACTCAGAGCCTGGAGGCAAGGCAGGGTCTCCAGAGCAAGGGCTTTACTAGCCTTGTTCTCAGACATTCACTCAACCTCCCAGCTTTCATTTCAGATGGTGAGATGAGAACTGTTACAGTTGGCCACCTTCCTTCTTTGTGATTGTGAAGAGCATTAAGAGTCCTCACAGCAAATGATCGCCATTGTTAATTGTTAATTACATGCTAATTACAGGCTGAATGTCCCTTATATGAAATGCTTGGGATCAACAGTTTCAGATTTCATAGCATTTTGTATTTCAGATGTTTTTAGATGTGAAATGCCCAATCAACCAGTGCAAGGTAAGCATGGGGTgcacggggtggtggtggtggaggtggtggtggtggaggtggtggtggtggtggtaaattTAGTTATATAGAGAGAGTGAATTGAATTATGTCAGTACTCATTTTTGACGAGATTTATTTAACAGGTTTCAGACACGCTTCAGGGTATGGAATCTTCTGTGCCAAGCACAGTAgcacacataaaaaaagaaatactcaagtttgagatcagcctgggtaGCTAgacttaaaacaaaaagaaagaggacgagatagacacatagatagataaatagagatagatagatagatagatagatagatagatagatagatagatagatgatagataaaatgaaagattaaaatcTTCTCATCTTGGCCACTTCTATTCCTGATAATTATTTTCCAATGGGATCCTTGCTGTTCTCTGGAGCTTATATTTCCAGATAATTCAAGTATTTGCCCTTTGGCAGTGAAAATCTTGGAGAGTCCTAAGACCTATCCAATAGATTCTTATGAAATCCTTAGGTTTTGTAAGATGCCCTTCCTGAGGAGAAGAACAACTCAAATGCCCAGAAGAAGCCAGGATCTTCTTATGACTACTTCCATTCCTGGTTCTTAATGACATTACTGTGTTGATGAACTTTATGTGTAACAACAGCTCtagttttcctggaactcgctctgtagcccaggctggccttgaactcacagagatctgcctgtccgcccaagtgctgagattagaggcatgctCTCCCACCACCTGgcattaaattgtatttattttttttcccattcacaGGCAGGTTTATTAGGTCTCAGCTCAGGCTTGCATCACTGGCCGAGACAGCTCTGCCTGTAGCTTCACTCCTGAGCCTGTGAAGCCTGTACCGCCGCGCTGAAGCATGATGATATCACGTTCTGTCAGCGGATCCCCGTTCACCTGGTCCACCATGTCCTTCCGGATCAGTTTCTTGACACACTCCAGGGTGACCACAGCCCCAGAGGGCCACAGCACTGCACATGGTGTGGCATTGCTCAGGCTGTCTCGGGTCACAGCACACACGTAGCGCTCACTGCGTGTGATGAGTCCCATGCGGTCTCCAGAGTCGTCCAGCTGCGTGAAGCGCACTGGCGTCAGGTCCGACATGCGTAGAGGCTTCCCAGACATCGGGCAGGTCACAGTGCGAGATGGTTTTTCCAGCTTGGTGGCCTTTGCCTCAGGCGTCAGTGAGGGAATCCAGAAGCTGGGCAGCGCTTTGTTCTTGTCCTTGCCTGGGGGACCCGCACTGGCCCCTGGCTGCTCACCATCGGTGTTGGGTAAGGTGGCAGCTTTGGGCATGAAGGGGTTGAGGGGCTGGCTCACGATGGCTGCCTCCTTCTCCAGGAAGCCTCGAACTTGGTCCTGGGCTGCAGCTCGCTGAAGCTGTTTCTGCTCTTCCCTCCGGGCTGCTCGCTGCTTCTCATAGGCCTTCATCTGCCGGGCAATCTCTTTCTTCTGGTGTAGGATGTACTCCAGGATCGCCTCCCGTTCGTACAGGTAGCCATCTGGGGTGACCACAGGATCATGGCAGGGCTGCAGTGAGAGACAGCAGCAGTCAAAGTCCTTCACAGAGTCCCGGCTCAGTCGGATGTTCCGGGTCCCATAGCCTGAGGCCGCTGCGTCCTTCTTCTTCTCATGGTAGGTGTAGACAGCCCCTGTAGTACAGTTCTTCCTGTGCCGCGTCATCCTCACAAACGGTTATCCGACCCGTCGCTGCTTCTACTGTATTATGATGACACATAAAGTTCCATTTAATAACACACTGGGAAATAAATGTAGATATTGTAAATTTTCTTTCAACTGGGATTTCTTACAAAGAGTAATTGTTTCCTTGACAACTCCTGatcagatcctgtttccacgaatcttcagactgaaGCTTGTGAGTCCTCgccggaatggatctcagctgaactgctgctaaaggcCTAAAAGCTGAAAAGgcactagttcctggtcctcacaccttatatacctttctgtttcctgccatcacttcctgggattaaagtcatgtgtctttcccaagcaagacttgatatctcaagtgctgggattaaaggggtgtgtcaccatgcctggctgtttccagtgtggccttgaactcacagagatccagatggatctctgcctcccaagtgataggttTAAAGTACTGGTATTAAATGGATCTGCCACAGCCTGACTGGGAAAGTAATCCTCTTGGTAGGGTTCTTGCCTAGTGTAAATGATGCCCTgggtttattcccagcactgcacagaACCTcacgtggtggtgcatgtctgtactTCAGAACATGAGAAGCggaggcgggaggatcagaagGTGCTGCTTTGTCCTTTGTACTGCTGTGACAATAGTTCACTTCCCCACATTCTTAACCTTAGGTAAACACTGACACTGTGTCCTACCTAGCTCATTAGGTCAGAACAGATGAGAACTGCACctttttttctatgtagcttgaactcaggatcctcctgcctcaccttcctgaGTGCCACAATTACAGGCTACTTATTCAGTCACAATCATGTGAAGCATAGTGAAGGTTAACAAGTCATTTTCTAAACCCGGCATGATGCTTGTAACCCTGGCCCTCAGGAAGTGGGAAGTAGAGAATTCAAGGCTGACCTAGACTAGGGAGTAAGACCCCATGTCAACAAAATCCTTTTCTAAGTCATGGTTTCTCAACCTTGGATACTGATTCAGAAGAGAAAACTGTCAGGGAAAGGGTGGGTGGTGCTCTGTATCCTATGCCATGTTATACTTGGCATGCTTAGCAGCATCCCTGGCCTCACAGGTTGATAGAGGTACTTTCTTCCCAA encodes the following:
- the LOC114688634 gene encoding nitric oxide synthase-interacting protein-like; this translates as MTRHRKNCTTGAVYTYHEKKKDAAASGYGTRNIRLSRDSVKDFDCCCLSLQPCHDPVVTPDGYLYEREAILEYILHQKKEIARQMKAYEKQRAARREEQKQLQRAAAQDQVRGFLEKEAAIVSQPLNPFMPKAATLPNTDGEQPGASAGPPGKDKNKALPSFWIPSLTPEAKATKLEKPSRTVTCPMSGKPLRMSDLTPVRFTQLDDSGDRMGLITRSERYVCAVTRDSLSNATPCAVLWPSGAVVTLECVKKLIRKDMVDQVNGDPLTERDIIMLQRGGTGFTGSGVKLQAELSRPVMQA